A genomic window from Periweissella cryptocerci includes:
- a CDS encoding YihY/virulence factor BrkB family protein: protein MQIIKKILGNKTLKLFIEYFNRADISNASAVIAYYALLALFPAVIAIGSMLPYIGIKLSSALAYLKTAVPVNIYTVLAPIIKSILGHQGVGLFSVGLIVTLWSLSKLVALFRQRLDIIYDVKSNRPAILGRFVSMIWIIAVIALMGTLIFLTTISKTVLTHLEALKGAERWVHLVEGAKWPVVIVILVLGVLLLNYALPAKRPRFKWALIGSMIEVVGFLALTQVFGFYVSIAASRYSFYQAIGSIIILLIWLNLVAEIALVGATIIAILNHNDTMARLEKERKAEIVNDNWGKTHFLKRDERHEVNKKPQHRE from the coding sequence GTGCAAATTATAAAAAAAATACTCGGTAATAAAACGTTAAAGTTGTTTATTGAATACTTTAACCGTGCTGACATTAGTAATGCGAGTGCCGTCATTGCCTACTATGCACTATTAGCCCTCTTTCCGGCCGTCATTGCGATTGGATCCATGTTACCTTACATTGGGATTAAACTTAGCAGCGCGCTCGCATACTTGAAAACAGCGGTGCCTGTGAACATATATACCGTATTAGCACCAATCATTAAATCCATCTTGGGGCATCAAGGTGTGGGACTATTTTCAGTCGGATTGATTGTGACGTTATGGTCATTGAGCAAGTTGGTTGCTCTTTTCCGGCAGCGGCTTGATATTATCTATGATGTGAAAAGTAACCGGCCAGCAATCTTAGGTCGCTTTGTTTCGATGATTTGGATTATTGCCGTGATTGCCTTGATGGGGACGTTGATTTTCCTGACAACCATCAGCAAAACGGTGCTTACTCATCTTGAAGCACTTAAAGGTGCAGAACGGTGGGTGCACCTGGTTGAAGGGGCTAAATGGCCAGTCGTTATTGTGATATTGGTTCTCGGGGTATTGCTATTGAACTATGCCTTACCAGCGAAACGACCACGATTTAAGTGGGCATTGATTGGTAGTATGATTGAGGTTGTTGGTTTTTTAGCATTAACACAAGTATTTGGATTTTATGTTAGTATTGCGGCTTCTAGATATAGTTTCTATCAAGCGATTGGATCAATTATTATTTTGCTAATCTGGTTAAACCTAGTTGCTGAAATCGCGCTAGTTGGGGCAACGATTATCGCAATATTGAACCATAATGATACGATGGCACGTTTAGAAAAAGAGCGAAAAGCTGAAATCGTGAATGATAATTGGGGTAAGACGCATTTTTTGAAACGTGATGAGCGCCACGAAGTTAATAAAAAACCGCAGCATCGAGAATGA
- a CDS encoding helix-turn-helix domain-containing protein, with amino-acid sequence MWLTLAPEILKPFINQIVYSTAEANDAPYTVPAGKYHVLGFQLTGQLIRLEDVTKQPLTTLGITGLAISATTYQSVGATSSILVFFEPGALAALKMVDPRDITGASVDLQLITRQANSWFDLQERLIAQQLAPIKIVNQVIEWLYQRIQTYEPNMWLQQTIALINQNHGQLSLTDLSHEMLLSSKQLQRRFSANVGLTVKSYSELIQFDYLGHQTFTNLADAAIIGNYYDQAHFTKMTKRLTGQTPKQYFKLD; translated from the coding sequence ATGTGGTTAACGTTAGCACCAGAAATTTTAAAACCGTTTATTAATCAGATTGTCTACAGTACTGCCGAGGCAAATGATGCTCCCTACACCGTTCCAGCTGGTAAGTATCATGTCCTTGGCTTCCAGTTAACTGGTCAGCTAATCCGGCTTGAGGACGTAACTAAGCAACCCTTAACAACGCTTGGAATTACGGGTTTAGCCATTAGTGCTACGACTTATCAATCCGTGGGGGCAACTTCATCCATCCTCGTTTTCTTCGAACCTGGTGCATTAGCTGCCTTAAAAATGGTTGATCCCCGTGACATAACCGGCGCTAGTGTTGATTTACAATTAATTACCAGGCAGGCAAACTCTTGGTTTGATTTACAAGAACGTTTAATTGCTCAACAACTCGCACCTATCAAAATCGTGAATCAAGTCATCGAATGGTTATATCAACGAATTCAGACATATGAACCCAATATGTGGCTCCAACAAACCATCGCGCTAATCAATCAAAATCACGGTCAACTTTCACTAACTGACCTATCACACGAAATGTTACTGTCATCCAAACAACTACAGCGGCGATTCAGTGCCAATGTCGGCTTAACTGTGAAAAGTTATAGTGAACTCATCCAATTTGATTATCTCGGACATCAGACCTTCACCAATTTAGCCGACGCTGCAATCATTGGGAACTATTACGATCAAGCACACTTCACCAAGATGACTAAACGACTTACTGGTCAAACACCAAAACAATATTTTAAACTTGATTAA
- a CDS encoding ABC transporter ATP-binding protein has protein sequence MIEFKHVMKKFNNQVVIPDLNFTINDNEIFVLVGSSGSGKTTTMKMINRLLDADAGVIEFNGKDVQSYPAQALRWQMGYVMQSIGLFPHMTVAENIGVVPTMQKQDPKQIATQVDELLRRANLNPAQYRNRMPQELSGGEQQRIGILRALAMDGEVLLMDEPFSALDPLVRTQLQDFVLEIQAQVHKTIVFVTHDTDEALKMADRIGVMQNGELLQIAPPSELLAAPANDFVRAFFKLDQQVKVVAGSDGIHLSQAELAKLGINSGDFLTIVK, from the coding sequence ATGATTGAATTTAAACATGTTATGAAAAAATTTAATAATCAAGTTGTGATACCAGACTTGAATTTTACTATTAATGATAATGAGATTTTTGTGTTAGTTGGTTCCTCTGGTTCAGGTAAGACAACGACGATGAAAATGATTAATCGTTTGCTGGATGCCGATGCGGGGGTAATTGAGTTTAACGGTAAAGATGTGCAAAGTTATCCAGCACAAGCACTCCGTTGGCAAATGGGCTACGTGATGCAGTCGATTGGTCTGTTTCCACATATGACGGTCGCCGAAAATATCGGGGTCGTGCCCACAATGCAAAAACAAGATCCAAAACAGATTGCCACCCAAGTCGATGAATTACTCCGGCGGGCTAATTTGAATCCAGCGCAGTATCGCAACCGAATGCCACAGGAGTTATCTGGTGGTGAGCAGCAACGCATTGGAATCTTGCGGGCGTTGGCAATGGACGGCGAAGTACTGTTGATGGATGAACCGTTTAGCGCCCTTGATCCGTTGGTCCGGACGCAACTACAAGATTTTGTGTTAGAAATCCAAGCACAAGTCCATAAGACGATTGTCTTTGTGACCCATGATACGGATGAAGCCTTGAAGATGGCGGATCGCATTGGTGTGATGCAAAATGGTGAGCTATTGCAGATTGCGCCACCAAGCGAGTTATTAGCAGCCCCGGCCAACGATTTCGTCAGGGCGTTCTTCAAGCTAGATCAGCAAGTTAAAGTTGTGGCAGGTTCAGATGGAATTCATCTTTCGCAAGCCGAACTGGCTAAATTAGGTATTAACAGTGGTGATTTTTTAACAATTGTAAAATAA
- a CDS encoding dihydrolipoyl dehydrogenase family protein — translation MKKYDVGIIGAGPAGLAAAFALQAQGKQVVMIESYLWGGTCPNYGCDPKKVLLAAVEAKEYAQLLQGKGVQGVPTINWPELMTSKKTFTDPVSRGTFGSVTAAGITTYQGKARFQSATEVLVANERITADNWIIATGARPATLTVPGGELAKTSEDFLGMEKLPASITFVGAGYVALELAVIANAAGSNVQILTHGETILPAFDQELVADFVEQLTQRGIKIVKNVAVTALAQQENTIEITTATENYRSEMVIAATGRPANIDDLNLDALDVEWSRHGIKVDQQLRTGAQNIFAIGDVADTAVPKLTPVGSFEGRYVAAVLAGNQEPIQYTAIPTVVYGAPKLAQAGAVATATTFDVTGWFTYRRIGENVAKVKIATNEVGQLIGASVLATEADQLINYLTNAINQKWTLADAQANIMAYPTMASDLQYFF, via the coding sequence ATGAAAAAATATGATGTTGGAATTATTGGGGCTGGGCCAGCGGGCTTAGCAGCTGCATTTGCTTTACAGGCACAAGGTAAGCAAGTTGTCATGATTGAATCATATTTATGGGGTGGCACCTGTCCTAATTACGGTTGTGACCCGAAGAAAGTTTTATTAGCTGCGGTTGAAGCCAAAGAGTATGCACAGTTGTTACAAGGAAAAGGCGTCCAAGGGGTACCAACAATTAATTGGCCAGAGTTAATGACATCTAAAAAGACGTTCACGGACCCTGTTTCACGTGGAACATTTGGTAGTGTTACAGCCGCTGGTATCACAACGTATCAAGGGAAAGCGCGCTTTCAATCGGCAACCGAGGTGCTAGTTGCAAATGAACGAATAACCGCTGATAACTGGATTATTGCGACTGGTGCACGACCAGCAACCCTGACAGTTCCCGGTGGTGAGTTAGCTAAAACGAGTGAAGATTTCTTAGGAATGGAAAAATTACCAGCTAGCATTACCTTCGTTGGTGCAGGCTACGTGGCACTTGAATTAGCAGTCATTGCAAATGCGGCAGGAAGCAATGTGCAAATTTTGACGCATGGTGAAACAATTTTGCCAGCATTTGATCAAGAGTTGGTCGCCGATTTTGTCGAGCAATTAACGCAACGTGGAATTAAAATCGTCAAGAATGTTGCGGTCACAGCATTAGCACAACAGGAAAACACAATTGAAATCACCACTGCGACTGAAAATTATCGTAGTGAAATGGTTATTGCGGCTACCGGGCGGCCAGCAAATATTGATGATTTGAATTTGGATGCCTTAGATGTTGAATGGTCACGGCACGGGATTAAAGTTGATCAGCAGTTACGGACGGGCGCACAGAATATTTTTGCAATCGGTGATGTTGCCGATACAGCAGTACCAAAATTAACGCCAGTTGGATCATTTGAAGGGCGTTATGTTGCCGCGGTTCTAGCGGGTAACCAAGAACCAATTCAGTACACCGCAATTCCCACGGTAGTGTATGGAGCACCCAAATTAGCCCAAGCGGGGGCGGTAGCCACGGCAACAACCTTTGACGTGACGGGCTGGTTTACGTATCGCCGAATTGGCGAAAATGTGGCTAAAGTTAAAATCGCAACGAATGAAGTTGGACAGTTGATTGGCGCTAGTGTATTGGCAACCGAAGCTGATCAGTTAATTAATTATCTGACAAATGCAATTAATCAAAAATGGACCTTAGCGGATGCTCAAGCTAATATCATGGCATATCCGACGATGGCGTCTGATTTACAGTATTTCTTCTAG
- a CDS encoding ABC transporter permease/substrate-binding protein has protein sequence MQQFWTTLQTRHSELFSALWVHLQLSLVALLVASAIAIPLAIWVTKRRRVAEFILQVTSVLQTIPSLALLGLLIPLVGIGSAPALIALIVYALLPIFQNTYVGLTSIDPALLEAADALGFSKWRRLRKVELPLALPIIISGIRTALVLIVGTATLAALIGAGGLGNFILLGIDRNNTSLILIGAISAALLAIILSLIIKRLERAKPRTVVISIVTLLVLIGGASGVQAYQSRAETPIVIAGKLGSEPEILINMYADLIKEDPKAQVILKPSFGKTTFLFNALKHKQIDIYPEFSGTVLESLVKNPVTGQHLTAQATYAQAKALIQKEDKMTLLKPMAYNNTYAMAVRQSDAKKYNLQTIGDLTHFPNIKAGMTLEFIDLNNGLKGVNKVYGLNIKAKAMDPQLRYEAINAGEVNLVDAYSTDSQLKQYNLVILKDNKGVFPPYQGAPLMTDAFAQAHPAVVKALNRLAGKISETDMQAMNYAVNSQHKQPSVVAHQYLTTHHLLAK, from the coding sequence ATGCAACAATTTTGGACAACACTCCAAACACGGCATTCAGAGCTGTTTAGTGCGCTCTGGGTCCATTTACAACTATCACTAGTCGCCTTGCTAGTGGCGAGCGCTATTGCCATTCCTTTGGCGATTTGGGTTACTAAACGACGGCGGGTTGCTGAATTCATCTTACAAGTTACCTCCGTGCTACAAACAATTCCATCATTAGCATTATTAGGGCTTTTGATTCCGTTAGTTGGGATTGGTAGTGCTCCAGCGTTGATTGCGTTAATCGTCTATGCCCTACTACCGATTTTTCAAAACACTTACGTGGGGTTGACGAGTATCGATCCTGCACTATTGGAAGCGGCCGATGCGCTTGGTTTTTCAAAGTGGCGCCGGTTGCGCAAGGTCGAATTACCACTGGCGTTGCCTATTATTATTTCAGGAATTCGCACGGCTTTGGTGTTGATTGTTGGAACGGCAACCTTGGCGGCTTTAATCGGTGCCGGCGGGTTGGGCAATTTTATTCTCTTAGGAATTGATCGGAATAATACTAGTTTGATTTTGATTGGCGCAATTAGTGCCGCGTTGCTGGCCATTATACTGAGTTTAATAATTAAACGACTCGAAAGGGCAAAACCACGGACCGTTGTAATTAGTATTGTGACGCTGTTGGTACTAATTGGTGGCGCCAGTGGTGTCCAGGCATATCAATCACGGGCAGAAACGCCAATTGTGATTGCTGGTAAACTAGGCTCCGAACCGGAAATTTTAATCAATATGTACGCAGATTTAATTAAGGAAGACCCGAAAGCCCAAGTAATTCTGAAACCAAGTTTTGGGAAAACGACTTTTTTATTTAATGCGTTGAAACATAAACAAATTGATATTTATCCGGAATTTTCGGGGACGGTGTTAGAAAGTCTCGTTAAGAATCCAGTCACCGGGCAACATTTAACTGCCCAAGCAACGTATGCCCAAGCTAAGGCATTAATTCAAAAAGAAGACAAAATGACCTTGTTAAAACCAATGGCGTATAACAATACTTATGCGATGGCTGTTCGTCAAAGCGACGCTAAAAAGTATAATTTGCAGACCATTGGTGACCTTACCCATTTCCCCAACATTAAAGCCGGCATGACGTTGGAATTTATTGATTTGAATAATGGTCTCAAGGGTGTTAATAAGGTCTATGGTTTGAATATTAAGGCTAAAGCGATGGATCCACAATTACGTTATGAAGCAATTAATGCTGGTGAAGTTAATTTGGTTGATGCGTACTCGACGGATTCACAACTTAAACAATATAATTTAGTGATTCTAAAAGACAACAAGGGTGTCTTCCCGCCATATCAGGGAGCACCGCTGATGACGGATGCCTTTGCACAGGCGCATCCAGCAGTTGTTAAAGCATTGAATCGCTTGGCAGGTAAGATTAGCGAAACGGACATGCAAGCGATGAACTATGCTGTTAATAGTCAGCATAAGCAGCCAAGTGTTGTTGCTCATCAGTATTTAACAACCCATCATTTGTTAGCGAAATAA